One segment of Pyricularia oryzae 70-15 chromosome 3, whole genome shotgun sequence DNA contains the following:
- a CDS encoding GTP cyclohydrolase 1 — MGRADDRTSPAASSSSSSGNSGTKRSRKHRDDEPAAGATEHTKKKHKKRKSDHGVNGVIKSSQRRLSLSNAARDPRDEPPPKPKKKPEAPTRSPSPLIDFDGLSRPSVGTRARLEETPEQAAERLERMRGAVRTLLECVGEDPDRQGLLATPDRYAKALLFLTKGYQENIKDIVNNAIFHEGHNEMVIVKDIEIFSMCEHHLVPFTGKMHIGYIPANSVIGLSKLPRIAELFARRLQIQERLTKEVANAIFEVLKPQGVAVVMESSHLCMVTRGVQKTTATTITSCVLGCFEGRERTRNEFLSLIGVNRH, encoded by the exons ATGGGGAGGGCCGACGATCGGACCTCACCGGCTGCGAGCTCGAGTTCGAGCTCGGGTAACAGCGGTACTAAACGAAGCCGCAAGCATCGAGACGACGAGCCCGCCGCCGGTGCAACAGAGCacacaaaaaagaaacacaagAAGCGCAAGTCAGACCACGGCGTCAATGGCGTCATCAAATCCTCGCAGAGGAGGTTGAGCCTGAGCAACGCCGCCCGCGACCCTCGCGACGAGCCCCCACCGAAGCCCAAAAAGAAGCCCGAGGCCCCGACGAGGTCACCAAGTCCCCTCATAGACTTTGACGGCTTGAGCAGGCCAA GCGTCGGAACCCGCGCAAGACTGGAGGAGACCCcggagcaggcggcggagcggCTGGAACGCATGCGCGGCGCCGTCAGGACTCTGCTGGAATGTGTCGGTGAGGATCCAGATCGGCAGGGCTTGCTGGCCACGCCCGACAGGTACGCCAAGGCTCTGCTCTTCCTCACCAAGGGCTACCAAGAGAACATAAAAGACATTGTGAACAACGCCATATTCCACGAGGGGCACAACGAGATGGTCATTGTCAAGGACATTGAGATTTTCAGCATGTGCGAGCATCATCTGGTGCCGTTCACCGGCAAG ATGCACATAGGTTATATTCCTGCCAACTCTGTTATTGGACTTTCAAAGCTGCCCCGCATCGCGGAGCTCTTCGCCCGCCGCCTGCAGATTCAAGAGCGTCTGACCAAGGAGGTGGCGAATGCAATCTTTGAGGTGCTCAAGCCTCAGGGTGTTGCAGTGGTGATGGAGTCCAGCCATTTGTGCATGGTGACGCGCGGTGTGCAAAAGACCACGGCTACAACCATCACCAGCTGCGTCCTGGGCTGCTTCGAAGGCCGGGAGAGGACTCGTAATGAGTTCCTGAGCCTGATTGGTGTCAACAGGCACTGA
- a CDS encoding thymidylate kinase, producing MTSTSGETTAVRGALIVLEGLDRSGKTTQVQLLEKRFLDLGRNVKVMRFPDRTTPIGQMIDGYLKSQVDMDDHVIHLLFSANRWEAAKQITDLLSAGTTVLCDRYYYSGMVYSAAKQNPALPLSWARAPEVGLPRPDLVLFLDLTEEQAKARGGWGDELYERAEMQRRVRELFWGLSMGRIEAGGGSQREERARQEEEDLHVVDASPSVEAVCEEIWKVVEPRVDAVGRGEVGKVVRRVS from the exons ATGACTTCAACCAGCGGCGAGACAACTGCCGTACGTGGGGCGCTGATCGTGCTCGAAGGCCTCGACCGTAGCGGCAAGACGACGCAGGTCCAGCTGCTGGAGAAGCGATTCCTCGACCTTGGGCGCAACGTCAAGGTTATGAGGTTTCCTG ACAGGACCACGCCCATCGGCCAGATGATTGACGGATACCTGAAAAGCCAGGTAGACATGGACGACCATGTCATTCACTTGCTCTTTAGCGCAAACAGATGGGAGGCAGC AAAACAAATCACCGACCTGCTCTCCGCCGGCACGACGGTGCTCTGCGACAGGTACTACTACTCGGGCATGGTCTACAGCGCGGCCAAGCAGAACCCGGCCCTGCCGCTGTCGTGGGCCCGGGCGCCCGAGGTCGGCCTTCCGCGCCCGGACTTGGTCCTCTTCCTGGATCTGACTGAGGAACAGGCCAAGGCCCGCGGTGGTTGGGGCGATGAGCTCTACGAGAGGGCCGAGATGCAGCGCCGGGTCCGGGAGCTGTTTTGGGGCTTGAGCATGGGTCGGATcgaggccggcggcggcagccagCGCGAGGAGAGGGCCcggcaggaggaggaggacctGCACGTGGTCGACGCCAGCCCGTCGGTTGAGGCTGTTTGTGAAGAGATCTGGAAGGTGGTGGAGCCGAGGGTGGACGCTGTTGGCAGGGGTGAGGTTGGCAAGGTTGTGCGGAGGGTGTCATGA